One segment of Candidatus Methylomirabilota bacterium DNA contains the following:
- a CDS encoding indolepyruvate oxidoreductase subunit beta family protein produces MNDPRLLSVLIPAVGGQGGGVLLDWIVDAALLDGYPVHGTSIPGVAQRTGSTTYYVELCAERDAEPPVFSLYPVPGALDVLLAAEFLEVGRMIELGFPSPARTTIVASTHRLYSIHEKIATGYGIYPEEDLRRAARAFARELYAFDALSLAREHGTEANSVLLGALAASGALPIRADAFREAIRKKGVQVDANLRGFDAGLAAAQRLEPTAEAGAGSPGFGTPLARDPVPAPAVPAAAARSEPEVERVIAGFPDELRPTLRQAIPRLTDYQDRAYAGRYLERLRPFVALGDPELLRILARSLAVWMTYEDAIRVGQLKTRWSRFERIRREKGVGRGEIVVTDYLKPDLDEIWGILPRRLVAPFARWAERRWPRGRPTFGQHVRTTTVTGYLRVWCLALLRPLRPISYRAHEEHARMERWLAAVARCAARDRDLAREVARAAQLVKGYGDVRRRMTGHFDRLLEGVERAAEREAANGGGFEGARTLAARYRTLVLQGPDGEAEAAALAAETLAR; encoded by the coding sequence GTGAATGACCCGCGGCTCCTGAGCGTCCTCATCCCCGCCGTCGGCGGCCAGGGCGGCGGCGTCCTCCTCGACTGGATCGTGGACGCGGCGCTGCTCGACGGCTATCCGGTCCACGGCACCTCGATCCCGGGCGTGGCCCAGCGGACGGGCTCGACCACCTACTACGTCGAGCTCTGCGCCGAGCGCGACGCCGAGCCGCCGGTCTTCTCGCTCTACCCCGTGCCGGGCGCGCTCGACGTGCTCCTCGCCGCGGAGTTCCTCGAGGTCGGGCGGATGATCGAGCTGGGCTTCCCGTCGCCCGCGCGCACCACGATCGTCGCGAGCACGCACCGCCTCTACTCGATCCACGAGAAGATCGCGACGGGGTACGGGATCTACCCGGAGGAAGATCTCCGGCGCGCGGCGCGCGCCTTCGCGCGCGAGCTCTACGCCTTCGACGCGCTGTCGCTCGCGCGCGAGCATGGGACGGAGGCGAACTCCGTCCTGCTCGGCGCCCTCGCGGCCTCGGGCGCGCTGCCGATCCGCGCCGACGCGTTCCGCGAGGCGATCCGCAAAAAGGGCGTCCAGGTGGACGCGAACCTCCGCGGCTTCGACGCCGGGCTCGCGGCCGCCCAGCGGCTCGAGCCGACCGCGGAGGCAGGGGCGGGGTCGCCGGGCTTCGGAACCCCACTCGCCCGGGACCCCGTCCCTGCCCCCGCGGTCCCCGCGGCCGCGGCGCGGAGCGAGCCCGAGGTCGAGCGCGTGATCGCGGGCTTTCCCGACGAGCTTCGCCCGACGCTCCGCCAGGCCATCCCGCGGCTCACGGACTACCAGGACCGCGCGTACGCCGGACGGTACCTCGAGCGGCTGCGACCGTTCGTCGCGCTCGGCGATCCGGAGCTGCTGCGCATCCTCGCGCGGAGCCTCGCCGTGTGGATGACGTACGAGGACGCGATCCGCGTGGGACAGCTCAAGACGCGCTGGAGCCGGTTCGAGCGGATCCGGCGGGAGAAGGGCGTAGGGCGGGGCGAGATCGTCGTCACCGATTACCTGAAGCCCGACCTCGACGAGATCTGGGGCATCCTGCCGCGCCGGCTCGTGGCGCCGTTCGCGCGCTGGGCCGAGCGGCGCTGGCCCCGCGGCCGGCCGACCTTCGGGCAGCACGTGCGCACGACGACCGTGACGGGCTACCTGCGCGTCTGGTGCCTGGCGCTCCTGCGCCCGCTGCGGCCGATCTCATACCGCGCGCACGAGGAGCACGCGCGGATGGAGCGCTGGCTCGCGGCGGTCGCCCGCTGCGCGGCCCGGGACCGAGATCTCGCACGCGAGGTCGCGCGCGCCGCGCAGCTCGTGAAGGGCTACGGCGACGTGCGGCGCCGCATGACCGGGCACTTCGACCGGCTGCTCGAGGGCGTCGAGCGCGCGGCCGAGCGCGAGGCGGCGAACGGCGGCGGGTTCGAGGGCGCGCGGACCCTCGCGGCGCGGTATCGGACGCTCGTGCTGCAGGGACCCGACGGGGAGGCCGAGGCCGCGGCGCTGGCCGCGGAGACGCTCGCGCGTTAG
- a CDS encoding response regulator — translation MRVLVVEDEPDLGDVFRDFLLELGHLPLVVRTAEAALGQLRSERPDAIILDIHLPGMSGLEFLQLRPVKELGVPIVAVSGVVTESQARECLRLGATDFVGKPVPLDRLSEVLMYLEPAAMSRPLESAPRADRRRLPRTPLAIPVRVVGYNGAEHHATTVELGAMGMKARLAVALEPRSVVKLTFTPPDGGPAITVMSLVMRVDADGHAFAFVNPELAEVERLKGLVQRRVGV, via the coding sequence ATGCGGGTTTTGGTGGTCGAGGACGAGCCCGACCTCGGTGACGTGTTCCGCGATTTCCTGCTCGAGCTGGGTCACCTGCCGCTCGTCGTGCGCACCGCGGAGGCGGCGCTCGGCCAGCTCCGCTCGGAGCGCCCGGACGCGATCATCCTCGACATCCACCTGCCCGGCATGAGCGGGCTCGAGTTCCTGCAGCTCCGTCCCGTGAAGGAGCTCGGCGTGCCGATCGTCGCCGTCTCGGGCGTCGTGACCGAGAGTCAGGCGCGCGAGTGCCTGCGCCTGGGCGCCACCGACTTCGTCGGCAAGCCCGTTCCGCTCGACCGCCTGAGCGAGGTCCTGATGTACCTCGAGCCGGCCGCGATGAGCCGGCCCCTGGAGAGCGCGCCGCGCGCCGACCGCCGGCGGCTCCCGCGCACGCCGCTCGCGATCCCCGTGCGCGTCGTCGGATACAACGGCGCGGAGCACCACGCCACCACCGTCGAGCTGGGCGCCATGGGGATGAAGGCGCGGCTCGCCGTGGCCCTCGAGCCGCGCAGCGTGGTCAAGCTCACGTTCACGCCGCCCGACGGCGGCCCGGCCATCACGGTCATGTCGCTGGTGATGCGGGTGGACGCGGACGGCCACGCCTTCGCGTTCGTGAACCCCGAGCTCGCCGAGGTGGAGCGGTTGAAGGGTCTGGTGCAGCGCCGCGTCGGCGTCTAA
- a CDS encoding NADH-quinone oxidoreductase subunit A, with the protein MSGYLPVLIFALFIVGFAAVSLAVARFLRPSRPDEVKLMNYECGAVPIGPAWVQFPVGFYLVGLVFIVFDALLVFLFPWVLVLKALGLGAFWPMAGFVGIIGLGWLYAYREGVLEWK; encoded by the coding sequence GTGTCGGGCTACCTGCCCGTGCTGATTTTCGCGCTGTTCATCGTGGGTTTCGCCGCCGTGTCGCTCGCCGTGGCGCGGTTCCTCCGGCCGAGCCGTCCCGACGAGGTGAAGCTGATGAACTACGAGTGCGGCGCCGTGCCGATCGGCCCGGCGTGGGTCCAGTTCCCCGTGGGCTTTTACCTGGTCGGCCTGGTCTTCATCGTCTTCGACGCGCTCCTCGTCTTTCTCTTCCCGTGGGTGCTCGTGCTGAAGGCGCTCGGGCTCGGCGCGTTCTGGCCGATGGCGGGCTTCGTCGGGATCATCGGGCTCGGCTGGCTCTACGCGTACCGGGAGGGCGTGCTCGAGTGGAAGTGA
- a CDS encoding NADH-quinone oxidoreductase subunit B family protein: MPGGWIVTTSTDKIFNWARQSSIWPVTFGLACCAIEMMATFASRFDVERFGMVPWASPRHSDLMIVSGTVTIKMAPMLKRIYDQMPDPKWVVSMGSCANSGGPFRHGYHVVKGVDRVVPVDVYVPGCPPTPDSLMYGLLKLKEQVAEFQKTGQRSTAADRG; the protein is encoded by the coding sequence ATGCCGGGCGGGTGGATCGTCACGACGTCCACCGACAAGATCTTCAACTGGGCGCGCCAGTCGTCCATCTGGCCCGTGACCTTCGGTCTCGCGTGCTGCGCGATCGAGATGATGGCGACCTTCGCGTCGCGCTTCGACGTGGAGCGGTTCGGCATGGTGCCGTGGGCCTCGCCGCGCCACTCCGACCTCATGATCGTCTCCGGCACGGTGACCATCAAGATGGCGCCGATGCTCAAGCGGATCTACGATCAGATGCCCGACCCGAAGTGGGTCGTCTCGATGGGCTCGTGCGCGAACTCCGGCGGCCCGTTCCGCCACGGCTACCACGTCGTGAAGGGCGTGGACCGCGTCGTGCCCGTCGACGTCTACGTCCCCGGCTGCCCGCCCACGCCCGACTCGCTGATGTACGGCCTGCTGAAGCTGAAGGAGCAGGTCGCCGAGTTCCAGAAGACCGGACAGCGCTCCACCGCCGCCGACCGCGGGTGA
- a CDS encoding NADH-quinone oxidoreductase subunit C, which produces MTSADATARIRERFGVEPAAEGGGLAVALPRERWLAFGRFAKDELGCAYFNWLSAIDWKEQGLEVLYRVENLDAKLVLTLRTKLGPGETRCASLVAVWRGADWMERECYDMFGVIFEGHPDPRRILLSEDWEGYPLRKDYAVDTPHAPYR; this is translated from the coding sequence ATGACCAGCGCCGACGCGACCGCACGGATCCGGGAGAGGTTTGGCGTCGAGCCGGCCGCCGAGGGCGGCGGCCTCGCCGTCGCGCTCCCGCGCGAACGCTGGCTCGCGTTCGGCCGCTTCGCGAAGGACGAGCTCGGCTGCGCCTACTTCAACTGGCTGTCCGCGATCGACTGGAAGGAGCAGGGGCTCGAGGTGCTCTACCGCGTGGAGAACCTCGACGCGAAGCTCGTCCTGACGCTGCGGACGAAGCTCGGCCCCGGGGAGACGCGCTGCGCGTCGCTCGTCGCCGTCTGGCGCGGCGCCGACTGGATGGAGCGCGAGTGCTACGACATGTTCGGCGTGATCTTCGAGGGCCATCCCGACCCGCGGCGCATCCTCCTCTCGGAGGACTGGGAGGGCTACCCGCTCCGGAAGGACTACGCCGTCGACACGCCCCACGCGCCGTACCGATGA
- a CDS encoding NIPSNAP family protein codes for MIYELRTYTLVPGKQGEYLKLNAEVGRPMRGDKYGKLEGGWTTEFGLLNQYVHLWNYPSMDERERLRAELMKNEEWTKGYVPKIRPMLLAQENKILSAVLPLKPPADAGHVYELRWYRAHPGKAAEWLSHFKAIMPVREKYSKNVGLWQTEAGQLNEVVHLWAYRDLNHRAEVRGGALKDPEWQKFLAASAPLLAEMRSVILNPTAVSPMR; via the coding sequence ATGATCTACGAGCTCAGGACCTACACGCTGGTGCCGGGCAAGCAGGGCGAGTACCTCAAGCTCAACGCGGAGGTCGGCCGGCCGATGCGCGGCGACAAGTACGGGAAGCTGGAGGGCGGGTGGACGACCGAGTTCGGGCTGCTCAACCAGTACGTCCACCTCTGGAACTATCCGAGCATGGACGAGCGTGAGCGGCTGCGCGCCGAGCTCATGAAGAACGAGGAGTGGACGAAGGGGTACGTGCCGAAGATCCGGCCGATGCTGCTCGCCCAGGAGAACAAGATCCTCTCCGCGGTGCTGCCGCTCAAGCCGCCCGCGGACGCGGGGCACGTCTACGAGCTGCGCTGGTACCGCGCGCACCCCGGCAAGGCCGCCGAGTGGCTCTCACACTTCAAGGCGATCATGCCGGTGCGCGAGAAGTACTCGAAGAACGTCGGCCTCTGGCAGACCGAGGCGGGCCAGCTCAACGAGGTCGTCCACCTCTGGGCCTACCGTGACCTGAACCACCGCGCCGAGGTGCGGGGCGGCGCGCTGAAGGACCCCGAGTGGCAGAAGTTCCTCGCCGCGTCGGCGCCGCTGCTCGCCGAGATGCGGTCGGTGATCCTGAACCCGACCGCGGTCTCCCCGATGCGCTAG